The Paenibacillus sp. G2S3 region GTCTAAATTGCTCCGGTGTAGTCCCCGACTGCTTGCGAAAGGTGGCTACATAATGGCTAACATCACGGAAACCGACTCTCTGCGAGATGACTTTTACAGTAAGATCTGGCTGGCTTACGAGCATTTCTTTGCTTTTACGGATACGTAGCCGTACGAAATAGGCATAAGGAGATAGCCCAAAGGTTTGTATGAATAGATTGTTGAGATATCGCCCTGATACGCTGAGCTGATCGGCTAGATCGTTAAGTCCGAGATCAGGATCACCATAATGGCTGTCCATCCATTTCAGTAGCGGCTGCAGCTTATCGACATTACGGGAAATGGTCGTATTGTTATGTAGTTGCCCGTATTTGCTTAAAGTAAGCAGAAAGCGATAAGCATCAGTGGAGGCGGCTAGACCAAACATGTCCTGTGAGGCGTCATAACGATCAAGTATTTCTCTTAGCAGCTTGGAGAGAGGCGCCTCTTTTTCCCAACTGTAAAAAGAATTCATATTCATCCCGAGCGTCTCCAAAATAGACCCTGCGGAGCTGCCTCCGAACGTTAAATAAGAGGTGCTCCAGTTAGCAGCCGAAGCTTCATAGCGATGTGGGGTATAGGGGAGAAGTAATACACCACTGCCTGCGGGAAGGAAGAAGCTTTTATTCTCAAAATGAATCACACCTTCACCCGATGCTGTTTGGAGCCAATGATAGGTTTCGTAGCCATCGGAGCGAGATACTTTTTCCTGCTGATGATTGTGACCAATACTGTCTAAAGTGATAGGTAGATGCTGTCCACCCTCATGGGGGAACACAATTCTACGATGCACGATTCCCTTCAATGACCTCATCTCCTCTTAGTTCCATATTATTATATGATGGGAAGATTATTTTATATTTATAGCGTGAGGTTAACCGATTACAATATATATATAATTATACTATAAAGGATGTGCGAAGTGTGATTAACGATAAATTACCTAAGATTTGGTACGGTGGAGATTACAATCCAGAGCAATGGGATGCGCCAGTATGGGCAGAGGATGAGCGTATGTTTAAGCTGGCAGGAATTGATGTTGCCACAATTAATGTATTTTCCTGGGCGCTGATCCAACCTTCCGAAGACACTTATGATTTCTCATCACTAGATCAATTAATGGATAGAATATATAAAAATGGTACTTACGTATGTCTGGCAACAGGTACAGGAGCGCACCCAGCTTGGATGGCTCATCGTTATCCTGAAGTTACTCGTGTTGATGTGAAGGGCAGAAAACGCAAGTTCGGTGGGCG contains the following coding sequences:
- a CDS encoding AraC family transcriptional regulator, with the protein product MKGIVHRRIVFPHEGGQHLPITLDSIGHNHQQEKVSRSDGYETYHWLQTASGEGVIHFENKSFFLPAGSGVLLLPYTPHRYEASAANWSTSYLTFGGSSAGSILETLGMNMNSFYSWEKEAPLSKLLREILDRYDASQDMFGLAASTDAYRFLLTLSKYGQLHNNTTISRNVDKLQPLLKWMDSHYGDPDLGLNDLADQLSVSGRYLNNLFIQTFGLSPYAYFVRLRIRKSKEMLVSQPDLTVKVISQRVGFRDVSHYVATFRKQSGTTPEQFRRLH